The following are from one region of the Phycisphaerales bacterium genome:
- a CDS encoding cytochrome c, translated as MARMIWAVALILLTLGLSLGLPACGEQSTPGASIGSAESVVSLAEGRSLYQTHCMMCHQPQGEGVQGMQPALAGNAAVEGDVRYLVEVTVKGMGDAAGMLEPSGDYRQQMLGLDYLSDADIAAILTYIRKSWGNNASAVSEERVWEIRQDL; from the coding sequence ATGGCACGCATGATCTGGGCGGTTGCTCTGATTCTCCTGACGCTCGGGCTCTCGCTGGGCCTGCCGGCCTGCGGCGAGCAGTCGACGCCGGGCGCCTCGATCGGGTCGGCCGAGTCGGTGGTGTCGCTTGCCGAGGGCCGATCGCTGTACCAGACGCACTGCATGATGTGCCACCAGCCTCAGGGCGAGGGCGTGCAGGGCATGCAGCCGGCCCTGGCGGGCAATGCGGCGGTCGAGGGCGACGTGCGCTACCTGGTGGAGGTCACCGTGAAGGGCATGGGCGACGCGGCGGGGATGCTCGAGCCCAGCGGCGATTACCGCCAGCAGATGCTGGGGCTGGACTACCTGAGCGACGCCGACATCGCGGCGATCCTGACCTACATCCGCAAGTCGTGGGGCAATAACGCGAGCGCGGTGAGCGAGGAGCGGGTGTGGGAGATTCGCCAGGACTTGTAA
- a CDS encoding lamin tail domain-containing protein, with amino-acid sequence MGVGVSSIVAIAILLGQAGGPAGDPPEREASTEVDAQQPLVPYPHPLITEVLFAVPASGGDANKDGTRHATGDEFIEITNPHDEPISLAGYRLVDRHRGQDGRFAFTFPDLMLEPGQTAVVFNGLDATWTGPVGDTHRAPPGPNPLFEGAFIFTADVPSRYVALANQADFVLLENAMRVPVHVVAWGNPDQAPPTDAHHVDTITGIPRASVQRTDATGAMAAHDRIDGKTCSPGVAYPKPPSLQDRPAESP; translated from the coding sequence ATGGGTGTGGGGGTTTCTTCCATCGTGGCGATCGCGATCCTGCTCGGCCAGGCTGGCGGGCCCGCGGGCGATCCGCCCGAGCGTGAGGCATCGACCGAGGTCGACGCCCAGCAGCCGCTGGTGCCCTACCCCCACCCCTTGATCACCGAGGTGCTGTTCGCCGTGCCGGCCAGCGGGGGCGACGCGAACAAGGACGGCACGCGCCACGCGACGGGCGACGAGTTCATCGAGATCACCAATCCGCACGACGAGCCGATCAGCCTGGCGGGCTACCGGCTGGTGGACCGCCACCGCGGGCAGGACGGGCGCTTTGCGTTCACCTTCCCCGACCTGATGCTCGAGCCGGGGCAGACGGCGGTGGTGTTCAACGGGCTGGACGCGACGTGGACCGGGCCGGTGGGCGATACCCACCGCGCCCCGCCGGGGCCCAACCCGCTGTTCGAGGGCGCATTCATCTTCACTGCCGACGTGCCGAGCCGGTACGTCGCCCTGGCCAACCAGGCCGACTTCGTGCTGCTGGAGAACGCGATGCGGGTGCCGGTGCACGTGGTGGCGTGGGGCAACCCCGACCAGGCGCCGCCGACGGACGCGCACCACGTGGACACGATCACGGGCATCCCCCGCGCGAGCGTGCAGCGGACCGACGCCACCGGCGCCATGGCGGCCCACGACCGCATCGACGGCAAGACGTGCAGCCCAGGCGTGGCCTATCCCAAGCCGCCCTCGTTGCAGGATCGGCCGGCCGAATCGCCCTGA
- a CDS encoding NAD(P)H-dependent oxidoreductase subunit E: MAWIPKPSATTKIERRDEPYLTQAMRDELSERYLPRFETTLAALLPALHMIQHEYHWVPPQAMEEIADFLELSPADVMDTASFYEEYALAPRGRHVIGVCRSIACEFCGQPEVSQAIKDALDIDVGETTRDDKVCLVELECLGSCGTAPVALYDEELHEQLTPERAAQLASEMRSSDQAPRAAGREGLSPESASIPS, translated from the coding sequence ATGGCGTGGATCCCAAAGCCCTCGGCCACCACCAAGATCGAGCGGCGCGACGAGCCCTATCTGACCCAGGCCATGCGCGACGAGCTCAGCGAGCGTTACCTGCCGCGCTTCGAGACGACGCTGGCGGCGTTGTTGCCGGCGCTGCACATGATCCAGCACGAGTACCACTGGGTGCCGCCCCAGGCGATGGAAGAGATCGCCGATTTCCTCGAGCTCTCGCCGGCCGACGTGATGGACACGGCCAGCTTCTACGAGGAATACGCCCTGGCGCCGCGGGGCCGGCACGTCATCGGCGTGTGCCGTTCGATCGCGTGCGAGTTCTGCGGCCAGCCCGAGGTGAGCCAGGCCATCAAGGACGCGCTGGACATCGACGTGGGCGAGACCACCAGGGACGACAAGGTCTGCCTGGTGGAGCTGGAGTGCCTGGGCTCGTGCGGCACGGCGCCGGTGGCGCTGTACGACGAGGAACTGCACGAGCAGCTCACGCCCGAGCGCGCCGCGCAGCTGGCCAGCGAGATGCGCTCCAGCGATCAAGCGCCCCGGGCCGCCGGCCGCGAGGGCCTGAGCCCCGAGTCGGCCAGCATCCCGAGCTGA
- a CDS encoding CHAD domain-containing protein, with the protein MAYEFKQGEKVRAGLRRIAVERIDKAIATIEGARSPDASRKDVDAAVHDARKRCKELRALVRLVRPSFDAYQRENAEFRTAAQMLADLRDATTVLEAFDALVDQPDAERFAPVRAALATERTEEAADADERLAGFLERMTDAGGRARKWTLGDRDFDAIGPGLEKTYAGCRDAMARARDETTTDNLHEWRKRVKYNRSHLRLLRGLFKPVIEPVREQAKQLSDLLGDEHDLAVLAGALRESDADAELVDELIAHAKQRRKALRAEAFALGARLYAQPPADYARHAARLWRVR; encoded by the coding sequence GTGGCGTACGAGTTCAAGCAGGGCGAGAAGGTTCGCGCCGGGCTGCGGCGCATCGCCGTGGAGCGCATCGACAAGGCCATCGCCACCATCGAGGGTGCGCGAAGCCCGGACGCTTCGCGCAAGGACGTCGATGCGGCCGTGCACGACGCCCGCAAACGCTGCAAGGAGCTGCGGGCCCTGGTCCGCCTGGTGCGCCCCAGCTTCGATGCCTACCAGCGCGAGAACGCCGAGTTCCGCACCGCCGCACAAATGCTGGCCGACCTGCGCGACGCAACGACCGTGCTGGAGGCATTCGACGCGCTCGTGGACCAACCAGACGCCGAGCGCTTCGCCCCCGTGCGGGCGGCGCTGGCAACCGAGCGGACCGAGGAGGCCGCCGATGCGGACGAGCGCCTGGCCGGCTTCCTCGAGCGCATGACCGACGCCGGCGGCCGGGCTCGGAAGTGGACCCTCGGCGATCGGGACTTCGACGCCATCGGCCCGGGCCTGGAGAAGACATACGCGGGGTGCCGCGACGCCATGGCCCGGGCCAGGGACGAAACCACCACCGACAACCTGCACGAGTGGCGCAAGCGCGTCAAGTACAACCGCTCCCACCTTCGCCTGCTGCGGGGCCTGTTCAAGCCGGTCATCGAGCCCGTGCGCGAGCAGGCCAAGCAGCTCAGCGACCTGCTGGGCGACGAGCACGACCTGGCCGTGCTGGCGGGCGCTCTGCGCGAATCGGACGCCGATGCAGAGCTGGTGGACGAGTTGATCGCACACGCCAAGCAACGCCGCAAGGCGCTGCGGGCCGAGGCGTTCGCCCTGGGGGCTCGCCTGTACGCCCAGCCGCCGGCCGACTACGCCCGCCACGCGGCGCGGCTATGGCGTGTCCGGTGA